A region from the Algoriphagus machipongonensis genome encodes:
- the htpG gene encoding molecular chaperone HtpG yields the protein MQEKGTISIHTENIFPIIKKFLYSDNEIFLRELVSNAVDATQKIKRLATLGQYTGELGDTTVEVSFDEKKKTITISDKGLGMTAEEIKKYINQVAFSGAEEFVEKFKDAKDANEIIGKFGLGFYSAFMVADKVEINTLSYQEGAEPAKWTCDGSTSFEISEGSRKERGTDVILHINKDSEEFVDKFKLQGILDKYAKFLPVPIKFGTKTESVEDGVDDKGEKKWKSVEVENFINTTEPIWTKSPSDLKDEDYLNFYKELYPMSEDPLFWIHLNVDYPFNLTGVLYFPKVKNEFELQRNKIKLFSRQVFITDEVKDIVPEFLMLLHGVIDSPDIPLNVSRSFLQADGNVKKINSYITKKVADKLAELFKKDRTSYEAKWDDIGLFVKYGMISEDKFYEKGKDFALLKNTNGEYFTLEEYQAKVKPNQTDKNEQTVILYATDLEKQDSFIQSANKKDYDVLVMDSPIDSHFIQNLESKLEKTQLKRVDADVAEKLIQKEDTYDNLLTEDQSKEVKEIFEKAINNKTYSVEVEGLSPEELPVTITMEEFMRRMKDMAATGGGGMGFYGQLPDAYKVAINGNHPVVDKVLKAESEEEKISLAKQSFDLALLSQGLLTGKDLTAFVKRSVELL from the coding sequence ATGCAGGAAAAAGGCACGATCTCGATCCATACCGAGAACATTTTCCCGATTATCAAGAAGTTCCTCTATTCTGACAATGAGATTTTTCTCAGAGAACTTGTATCAAATGCTGTCGATGCGACGCAAAAAATCAAAAGACTGGCGACATTAGGTCAGTATACTGGTGAGCTTGGTGACACTACGGTAGAAGTAAGCTTTGACGAAAAGAAAAAAACGATCACCATCTCTGACAAAGGTCTTGGAATGACTGCAGAGGAGATCAAAAAGTACATCAACCAAGTTGCTTTCTCTGGCGCAGAAGAATTCGTAGAGAAATTCAAAGACGCCAAAGATGCCAATGAAATCATTGGTAAGTTCGGATTAGGTTTCTACTCGGCATTTATGGTGGCAGACAAGGTCGAGATCAATACACTTTCTTACCAGGAAGGTGCTGAACCAGCCAAATGGACTTGTGACGGTTCCACTTCTTTTGAAATTTCTGAAGGTTCAAGAAAAGAACGCGGAACAGATGTAATCTTACACATCAACAAAGATTCAGAAGAGTTTGTAGATAAATTTAAGCTTCAGGGTATCCTTGACAAATACGCCAAATTCCTTCCAGTGCCAATTAAATTCGGAACCAAAACCGAATCTGTAGAAGATGGAGTGGATGACAAAGGTGAAAAGAAATGGAAATCTGTTGAGGTCGAAAACTTCATCAATACCACAGAGCCCATCTGGACTAAGTCACCCAGTGATTTGAAAGATGAGGATTACCTAAATTTCTACAAGGAGCTTTATCCTATGTCTGAGGATCCACTTTTCTGGATTCACCTAAATGTAGACTACCCATTCAATTTGACTGGTGTGCTTTACTTCCCAAAGGTGAAGAACGAATTCGAACTTCAGAGAAACAAGATTAAGTTATTCTCTCGTCAGGTATTTATTACCGATGAGGTAAAAGACATTGTTCCTGAGTTCTTGATGTTGCTTCATGGTGTGATTGATTCTCCAGATATTCCTTTGAATGTATCCAGAAGCTTCTTACAGGCAGATGGAAATGTAAAGAAAATCAACTCTTACATCACCAAAAAGGTGGCGGATAAACTTGCCGAACTATTCAAGAAGGACAGAACAAGTTATGAAGCGAAGTGGGATGACATCGGGCTATTCGTGAAATACGGAATGATCTCTGAAGATAAATTCTACGAAAAGGGAAAAGACTTCGCTTTACTTAAAAACACCAATGGAGAATACTTTACGCTAGAAGAATATCAAGCGAAAGTAAAGCCTAATCAGACAGATAAGAATGAGCAAACTGTCATTCTATATGCTACTGACTTAGAAAAACAAGACTCCTTTATCCAGTCTGCCAATAAAAAGGATTATGATGTTTTGGTAATGGATTCTCCAATCGACAGCCATTTTATCCAAAACTTGGAATCTAAGCTGGAGAAAACCCAACTGAAGCGTGTGGATGCGGACGTAGCAGAAAAATTGATCCAAAAGGAAGATACTTATGACAACCTACTTACTGAAGATCAAAGTAAAGAGGTGAAGGAAATCTTCGAAAAAGCGATTAATAATAAAACTTACTCAGTGGAAGTAGAAGGATTGAGCCCAGAGGAACTTCCTGTGACGATCACCATGGAAGAATTTATGCGTAGAATGAAGGACATGGCTGCCACTGGTGGCGGAGGAATGGGCTTCTATGGCCAGCTTCCAGATGCCTATAAAGTAGCGATCAATGGAAACCACCCTGTGGTAGATAAGGTATTGAAAGCGGAGTCTGAAGAGGAAAAAATCAGCTTAGCGAAGCAATCATTTGATCTAGCGCTACTTTCCCAAGGCTTACTAACTGGTAAAGACCTGACTGCCTTTGTAAAAAGAAGCGTAGAATTGCTATAA
- a CDS encoding heme exporter protein CcmB, with amino-acid sequence MLKEISVLIQKELTLEWRQKYALNGILLYVVSAVFITYLSVGARQGNISAPTWNALYWIIILFSAVNAVAKSFVQEHQGRQLYYYMIASPEAIILSKIIYNTGLTLVLALLGYGVFSVILGNPVEDQGLFILNLILGAMGFSASLTMVSGIASKAGNNATLMAILSFPVIIPILLMAIRISKNAMDGLDWSVSADKIISLLAINAIVAAAGYILFPYLWRS; translated from the coding sequence ATGCTAAAGGAAATCTCAGTCCTCATTCAGAAAGAGCTTACCCTCGAGTGGCGCCAAAAATATGCGCTCAATGGGATTTTACTTTATGTGGTTTCTGCAGTTTTTATTACTTATCTCAGTGTAGGTGCAAGACAGGGGAATATTTCAGCTCCCACCTGGAATGCGCTATATTGGATAATTATTCTTTTTTCTGCTGTGAATGCTGTGGCCAAGAGTTTTGTTCAAGAGCATCAGGGGCGACAACTTTATTATTACATGATTGCATCCCCAGAAGCAATTATTTTATCCAAAATCATATACAATACCGGACTTACGCTTGTTTTAGCATTATTAGGGTATGGAGTTTTTTCGGTGATTTTGGGTAACCCCGTAGAGGATCAAGGCTTGTTTATCCTTAATTTGATTTTAGGGGCTATGGGCTTTTCTGCCAGTTTGACCATGGTCAGTGGGATAGCTTCCAAAGCTGGAAATAATGCCACACTCATGGCAATTTTAAGTTTTCCGGTGATTATCCCTATACTATTGATGGCGATTCGTATTTCTAAAAATGCCATGGATGGTCTGGACTGGAGTGTCAGTGCGGATAAAATCATCTCACTTCTTGCGATCAATGCGATTGTTGCGGCCGCGGGATATATCTTGTTCCCTTATTTGTGGAGGTCGTAG
- the ccsA gene encoding cytochrome c biogenesis protein CcsA gives MRQSWWKILAIALLLYTLTAGLLMDVPRLPILNETIRALHFHVTMWFGMILMLVVSVYYSIRYLRTNDIKNDDMAIEFAGAAILFGVLGIVTGMLWAKFTWGEYWSSDPKQNAAAIGILMYFAYLILRNSLTDTQQRARIGAIYNIFAFAAFIPLIFVLPRLTDSLHPGNGGNPGFNAYDLDSKLRMVFYPAIIGWTLLGSWIATVRVRMRRVERVLEERMINS, from the coding sequence ATGCGCCAAAGCTGGTGGAAAATCCTTGCCATCGCCCTGCTGCTGTATACCTTAACTGCAGGTTTGCTGATGGATGTTCCTCGACTTCCGATCTTAAATGAAACGATACGAGCACTTCATTTCCATGTCACCATGTGGTTTGGAATGATTCTGATGCTGGTGGTTTCTGTATATTACAGTATTCGGTATTTAAGAACCAACGACATCAAGAATGATGACATGGCTATTGAATTTGCTGGAGCAGCGATTCTTTTTGGGGTCCTGGGCATCGTGACAGGAATGCTTTGGGCAAAATTTACCTGGGGAGAATATTGGAGTTCGGATCCAAAACAGAATGCAGCTGCCATAGGAATCTTAATGTATTTCGCCTATTTGATTTTGCGGAATTCTTTGACGGATACTCAGCAAAGAGCAAGGATAGGTGCTATTTATAACATCTTTGCTTTTGCCGCATTTATCCCTTTAATATTTGTCTTACCAAGATTGACGGATAGCCTTCACCCAGGTAATGGTGGAAATCCAGGCTTCAATGCCTATGACCTTGACTCTAAATTGAGGATGGTTTTTTACCCGGCAATTATTGGATGGACACTTTTAGGCAGTTGGATTGCAACTGTGCGCGTCAGAATGCGTAGGGTGGAAAGAGTATTAGAAGAACGAATGATTAATTCCTGA
- a CDS encoding CcmD family protein, with product MKKLVLIALMIFSLSAVAQEKIPVTESDYSNNSVEMADVMRSNGKIYVLVGVIVLIFAGITVYLISTDRKISKLEQNIQS from the coding sequence ATGAAAAAACTAGTGTTGATTGCATTGATGATTTTCTCCTTGAGTGCTGTGGCGCAAGAGAAGATCCCTGTAACAGAATCTGACTACTCCAATAATTCTGTGGAGATGGCAGATGTAATGAGATCCAATGGCAAAATTTACGTATTAGTAGGTGTGATCGTATTGATCTTTGCAGGAATAACCGTATACCTAATTAGTACGGATAGGAAAATCAGTAAACTGGAACAAAACATTCAATCCTAA
- a CDS encoding cytochrome c maturation protein CcmE domain-containing protein, which yields MKKGHIIGIGIIAVAIVIIMTSIGDASSYESFSTALEMKQEGDDQPIHVVGQLKKNQAGEVTGLNVRDDKTSFTFVLVDNDGTEQEVFYNEPVPADFTRSESVVVIGQYKTEEIFIADKILMKCPSKYQETDVQAAGM from the coding sequence ATGAAAAAAGGACATATCATAGGAATAGGAATTATTGCTGTAGCAATTGTCATCATCATGACTTCCATTGGTGATGCAAGTAGCTATGAAAGCTTCAGTACTGCACTTGAGATGAAACAAGAAGGGGATGATCAACCGATACACGTTGTTGGACAGCTGAAGAAAAATCAAGCAGGAGAAGTGACCGGATTGAATGTCAGAGACGATAAAACCTCTTTTACATTTGTGTTAGTGGACAATGATGGCACTGAACAAGAAGTGTTTTATAATGAGCCTGTACCTGCGGATTTCACCCGATCCGAATCTGTGGTGGTGATAGGGCAATACAAGACAGAAGAAATTTTCATCGCAGACAAAATCCTGATGAAGTGCCCCTCTAAATATCAGGAAACCGACGTGCAGGCGGCTGGAATGTGA
- the ccsA gene encoding cytochrome c biogenesis protein CcsA, giving the protein MINTFIGNFGHLMTIVAFVSSLVTAYAYYQYFRANELEKASWRKFSRFSFYIHSVSATLIAVSLFEIIYNHRYEYFYAYSHSSKALPVHYMISSFWEGQEGAFILWIFWNVVLGITVINTNKFWEGPVMIVFSLVQAFLVSMILGVVIGDLKIGSSPFILLRDATQAPIFQMNPDFVPEDGTGLNPLLQNIWMVIHPPTLFLGYASTLVPFAFLMGGLMMKRYSEWIRPALPWAIFSAMILGMGIIMGAYWAYVTLNFGGYWNWDPVENAVYVPWLVLVAAIHTMITFKKSATALKTSIVLVIMTFILVLYATFLVRSGVLGDASVHSFTDLGLSGQLLIYMLFFLVVAVFLAARAWKHIPSSEKEASVYSREFWVFIGATTLGLMAFQVILPTSIPVWNTLVESFGGISNMAPPADQIEFYTKFQLWFAVVLALLTAVGQFFWWQKMDKQTLKNTLVTPYIVSVLISAGIIVLAKVYDWKYIIIVLAATFTIVANSVILAKILKKSTFKLAGGSLAHIGLGMALIGIMFSSGYSDVISINMSGLTYSNSWEDELNKEHVLLWINKPTQMKDYTVTYRGRQKKVVGVPEYVPAKLLESTGNVNEAIALEDYKNYFQHGDTLDLVLEENDYFKIDYYQNEKLQFSLNPMSQFNSSMGGLISSPDSKIYLDKDLYTYVAAMNDYEDPDWKEEEIYEAAPGEQFHVADFVTYFDGADVMEEIDGYVLQEGDVAVKAKLRILDYDVEKVLEPTFIIRNNQVGKIPVIDSELGIKITLDNILPMENKFVFKVNQYQKDYVVMKAIVKPYINVLWIGTIIMLTGFTVAIFRRFDEFKKMRDKGLE; this is encoded by the coding sequence ATGATCAATACCTTTATCGGTAATTTTGGCCACTTAATGACCATAGTGGCCTTTGTCAGTTCATTGGTGACTGCCTACGCCTACTATCAGTATTTTCGTGCCAACGAATTAGAAAAAGCGAGTTGGAGAAAATTTAGTCGCTTCAGTTTCTATATCCATAGTGTTTCAGCCACTTTGATAGCGGTTTCACTTTTTGAGATTATTTACAATCATCGCTATGAGTATTTTTATGCCTATTCGCATAGCTCAAAAGCATTGCCTGTACATTACATGATATCCAGTTTCTGGGAAGGACAGGAAGGAGCCTTTATCCTGTGGATCTTCTGGAACGTAGTTTTGGGGATTACCGTCATCAACACCAACAAGTTCTGGGAAGGACCGGTAATGATCGTATTCTCACTGGTTCAGGCTTTTTTGGTTTCCATGATTCTAGGAGTCGTTATTGGAGATTTAAAAATTGGTAGCTCACCATTTATTCTTCTAAGAGATGCTACGCAGGCTCCTATATTTCAGATGAACCCTGACTTTGTACCTGAAGACGGAACAGGGCTTAACCCGCTATTACAAAATATTTGGATGGTGATCCATCCCCCGACCTTGTTTTTGGGATATGCATCGACTTTAGTGCCATTTGCTTTCTTAATGGGAGGCTTAATGATGAAAAGGTACTCTGAGTGGATCAGACCTGCTTTGCCATGGGCGATTTTCTCTGCCATGATCCTTGGAATGGGAATTATCATGGGAGCTTATTGGGCTTATGTGACATTGAACTTTGGCGGCTATTGGAACTGGGATCCGGTGGAAAATGCCGTATATGTTCCTTGGTTGGTCTTGGTAGCAGCCATTCATACCATGATTACCTTTAAGAAAAGTGCGACTGCACTCAAGACTTCGATTGTTTTGGTGATTATGACCTTTATTTTGGTGCTTTACGCGACTTTCCTTGTTAGATCCGGGGTATTAGGTGATGCTTCGGTACACTCTTTTACAGATTTAGGGCTTTCTGGTCAATTGCTGATATACATGCTATTCTTCTTGGTAGTAGCAGTCTTTTTGGCAGCAAGAGCATGGAAGCATATTCCTTCATCCGAAAAGGAGGCTTCCGTTTACTCTCGGGAGTTTTGGGTGTTTATCGGAGCGACTACCTTAGGTTTGATGGCTTTTCAAGTTATTCTTCCCACTTCCATACCGGTTTGGAATACTTTGGTAGAAAGTTTTGGTGGGATTTCTAATATGGCTCCACCAGCAGATCAGATTGAATTCTATACAAAATTCCAATTATGGTTCGCTGTAGTTTTGGCCTTATTAACTGCCGTAGGCCAGTTTTTCTGGTGGCAGAAAATGGACAAGCAAACCTTGAAAAACACGCTGGTCACACCTTATATAGTTTCTGTATTGATTTCGGCAGGCATTATTGTTTTAGCAAAAGTTTACGATTGGAAATATATCATTATCGTATTGGCAGCAACTTTCACAATTGTTGCCAACTCTGTAATTCTCGCTAAAATCCTGAAAAAGTCAACATTCAAACTTGCTGGAGGATCACTGGCGCATATAGGTTTAGGAATGGCCTTAATAGGCATTATGTTCAGCTCAGGTTATTCTGATGTCATTTCTATCAATATGTCAGGATTGACCTATAGCAATAGCTGGGAGGATGAACTTAATAAAGAGCATGTCCTTCTTTGGATCAATAAACCTACTCAAATGAAAGACTACACGGTGACTTACCGTGGTAGACAGAAAAAGGTGGTAGGAGTTCCAGAATATGTGCCTGCCAAACTATTGGAATCGACGGGAAATGTCAATGAGGCCATTGCTTTGGAAGATTATAAAAATTACTTCCAGCATGGAGACACCTTGGACTTGGTTTTAGAAGAAAATGACTATTTCAAAATCGACTATTACCAAAATGAAAAGCTTCAGTTTTCTTTGAACCCGATGTCTCAGTTTAATTCTAGCATGGGAGGTTTGATTTCTTCGCCAGATTCAAAAATCTATTTGGACAAGGATCTTTATACCTATGTCGCGGCTATGAACGACTATGAAGACCCAGATTGGAAAGAAGAAGAAATCTACGAAGCAGCTCCTGGAGAGCAATTCCATGTTGCAGATTTTGTCACCTATTTTGATGGTGCTGATGTGATGGAGGAAATTGATGGCTACGTGCTACAAGAAGGGGATGTTGCTGTAAAAGCAAAACTGAGAATTTTGGATTACGATGTAGAAAAAGTATTAGAGCCTACCTTTATCATCAGAAATAATCAAGTGGGTAAAATCCCAGTAATAGACTCAGAATTGGGGATCAAAATCACCTTAGATAATATCCTTCCAATGGAGAATAAATTTGTCTTTAAAGTCAATCAATACCAAAAGGATTATGTAGTGATGAAAGCCATTGTGAAACCTTACATCAATGTACTTTGGATTGGGACAATCATCATGCTGACCGGCTTTACAGTCGCAATCTTTAGAAGGTTTGATGAGTTCAAAAAAATGAGAGACAAGGGTCTTGAATAA
- the pheS gene encoding phenylalanine--tRNA ligase subunit alpha: protein MYQEKIEAIKAAIAKADANTPEELESFRMEFISKKSVVGGLFAEMGKIPNEEKRAFGQLVNGVKQIAEEKFQELIEKVNQANKKSKSADIDLTLPPSNHEIGGIHPLTATRQRIIEIFERIGFNLSEGPEIEDDWHNFTALNFPENHPAREMQDTFFIEKNPDIALRTHTSSVQVRVMENQKPPIRTLSPGRVYRNEAISARAHCIFHQVEGLYVDENVGFADLKNTLYHFAKEMFGKGTKVRFRPSYFPFTEPSAEIDITCMICGGKGCNVCKGTGWVEIGGSGMVDPNVLENCGIDSKKYTGFAFGMGIERIAMLKYQIKDLRLFTENDVRFLKQFRPIL, encoded by the coding sequence ATGTATCAGGAGAAAATTGAAGCAATAAAAGCTGCTATTGCGAAGGCAGACGCAAATACACCCGAAGAATTAGAGTCTTTCCGAATGGAATTTATTTCTAAGAAATCCGTAGTGGGTGGACTTTTTGCCGAAATGGGGAAAATCCCAAATGAGGAAAAACGAGCTTTTGGACAATTGGTAAATGGAGTGAAGCAAATTGCTGAAGAAAAATTTCAGGAATTAATCGAGAAAGTTAATCAAGCCAATAAAAAGTCAAAATCTGCTGATATTGATTTGACTTTACCGCCCTCCAATCATGAAATTGGTGGTATTCATCCTCTAACAGCAACCAGACAGAGAATTATTGAGATTTTCGAGAGAATCGGTTTCAACTTATCTGAAGGACCAGAAATAGAAGATGATTGGCATAATTTTACTGCCTTAAACTTCCCTGAAAACCACCCAGCCCGTGAGATGCAGGACACCTTCTTCATTGAAAAAAATCCTGATATCGCCTTGCGTACGCATACCTCTTCGGTGCAGGTTCGTGTGATGGAAAATCAAAAACCTCCGATCAGAACACTTTCTCCGGGAAGAGTGTATAGAAATGAGGCAATTTCTGCTCGCGCACATTGTATTTTCCACCAAGTGGAAGGTTTATATGTAGATGAAAACGTTGGGTTTGCCGATTTAAAGAATACCCTATACCACTTTGCAAAAGAGATGTTTGGGAAAGGAACCAAGGTCAGATTCAGACCTTCCTATTTCCCATTTACTGAGCCTAGCGCAGAGATTGATATCACCTGTATGATTTGTGGCGGAAAAGGCTGCAACGTCTGTAAAGGTACAGGATGGGTAGAAATTGGTGGTTCTGGAATGGTAGATCCAAATGTTTTGGAAAACTGTGGTATCGATTCCAAAAAATACACTGGATTTGCTTTCGGAATGGGAATAGAAAGAATCGCCATGTTGAAATACCAGATCAAAGATCTTCGATTATTTACAGAAAACGATGTCCGGTTCCTAAAGCAGTTTAGGCCGATATTATAG
- a CDS encoding fasciclin domain-containing protein, whose amino-acid sequence MKIQNLLKFAMSAFIFLSANIAFAQMENTVMVGGAEMYPSKNIVENAVNSADHTTLVAAVKAAGLVETLQGAGPFTVFAPENSAFEKLPEGTVETLLKPENKAQLQAVLTYHVVAGKMGSKEIAAAIKKGKGKAVLTTVQGGKLTAWMKGKDLYITDENGGQSKVTIADVWQKNGVIHSVDTVVLPKM is encoded by the coding sequence ATGAAAATTCAAAATCTTTTAAAATTCGCCATGTCGGCATTTATTTTCTTGTCTGCAAATATTGCTTTTGCTCAAATGGAGAATACCGTGATGGTGGGAGGAGCAGAAATGTATCCTTCTAAAAATATTGTGGAGAATGCAGTAAATTCTGCAGATCACACGACATTGGTTGCCGCAGTAAAAGCTGCTGGTTTGGTTGAGACATTACAAGGTGCAGGACCATTTACCGTATTTGCTCCGGAAAACTCGGCTTTCGAGAAACTTCCTGAAGGTACTGTAGAGACTCTTTTGAAGCCAGAGAACAAAGCGCAATTACAAGCGGTTCTTACTTACCATGTAGTAGCAGGTAAAATGGGCTCTAAGGAGATTGCTGCTGCAATTAAAAAAGGGAAAGGAAAAGCGGTTCTTACTACTGTGCAAGGAGGTAAATTAACTGCTTGGATGAAAGGTAAAGACCTTTATATCACAGATGAAAACGGGGGTCAATCTAAAGTGACTATCGCAGATGTTTGGCAGAAAAATGGAGTGATTCACTCTGTGGATACCGTAGTTCTTCCAAAAATGTAA
- a CDS encoding BF3164 family lipoprotein → MRYLYHLALSIFFFSCTSESEKNSIISIELDDFKEIEISSELHFFEEIINPSSFMHQGDKILIGEYHNVPDEYPRFHIINTVDWTYDKPKGKVGQGPLENNVPSFIESQDKDNFWVNDYNNRKISSFSMNDTSLLASKDHNIPDPSLGRLDLILIPNGNYLGMASESESKILEFDREGKLIGHYGDLEKIAEMPDLPINQISLLNKGRFGGNQENEVYVLTSMYRDKLEIFNYKTKDFISVIGPDLKVPEFEYIDSKFGGMMSFPPNYPKKYQEVAVSEKFIFALYSGFSYNDYAKSGLTAKEIRVFTLKGKPKWRLLLDRSVSYISINEQANEIYALTTGEDPGIAVFQIPKELL, encoded by the coding sequence ATGAGATATTTATACCACCTTGCTCTATCCATCTTTTTCTTTTCCTGTACATCAGAATCCGAGAAGAACTCGATAATATCAATAGAACTCGATGATTTTAAAGAGATCGAAATCAGTTCTGAATTACACTTTTTTGAAGAGATAATAAATCCTTCAAGTTTTATGCATCAAGGGGATAAAATACTGATTGGTGAATACCATAATGTTCCAGATGAATATCCTCGCTTTCATATCATCAATACGGTAGACTGGACTTATGATAAACCCAAAGGTAAAGTTGGCCAAGGTCCATTAGAAAATAATGTACCCTCTTTTATAGAATCACAGGACAAAGACAATTTTTGGGTAAATGACTACAATAACAGAAAGATCTCTTCATTTTCGATGAATGACACCTCTTTATTGGCTAGTAAGGATCACAATATTCCTGATCCAAGTCTGGGACGTTTGGATCTGATTTTAATTCCTAATGGAAACTATCTGGGAATGGCAAGTGAAAGCGAAAGCAAAATTTTGGAATTTGATCGAGAAGGAAAACTAATTGGACATTATGGTGACTTAGAAAAAATTGCTGAAATGCCAGATTTACCAATAAATCAAATAAGCCTTCTAAACAAAGGTAGGTTTGGTGGAAATCAGGAAAATGAGGTTTATGTCTTAACGAGTATGTATCGAGATAAGCTGGAAATATTCAATTATAAAACTAAAGATTTTATTTCCGTGATCGGGCCCGACCTGAAGGTACCTGAATTTGAGTACATAGACAGTAAATTCGGAGGAATGATGAGTTTTCCCCCTAACTATCCAAAGAAATATCAAGAGGTGGCTGTAAGTGAAAAATTCATTTTTGCACTCTACTCCGGATTTTCTTATAACGACTATGCAAAATCAGGGTTGACAGCCAAAGAAATCAGGGTATTCACTTTAAAGGGAAAACCAAAATGGCGACTGTTATTGGATAGGTCAGTTTCTTATATTTCAATCAACGAACAGGCCAATGAAATCTATGCCTTGACCACTGGGGAAGATCCAGGCATTGCTGTTTTTCAGATCCCGAAGGAGCTTTTATAA